In Cicer arietinum cultivar CDC Frontier isolate Library 1 chromosome 7, Cicar.CDCFrontier_v2.0, whole genome shotgun sequence, a single window of DNA contains:
- the LOC101491811 gene encoding (+)-neomenthol dehydrogenase-like isoform X2, producing the protein MAEATKWYAVVTGANKGIGFEICKQLASKGITVIVTARDERRGIEALDKLKQHIDLNLSHNNNVLFHQLDVTDPNSIASLENFIRTHFGKLDILVNNAGLLTEKEELTEACIKTNYYGAKGLTKALIPLLQFSSSPKIVNVSSSMGRLENIPNGWPKEVLSDVENLTEEKIDQVLNEFLKDFKEGSLESKGWPLNVV; encoded by the exons atgGCAGAAGCAACCAAGTG GTATGCAGTTGTGACAGGAGCAAACAAAGGAATTGGATTTGAGATATGCAAGCAATTAGCTTCTAAAGGAATCACAGTGATTGTAACAGCAAGAGATGAGAGAAGGGGTATTGAAGCTCTTGATAAACTCAAGCAACACATTGATCTTAATCTCTCTCATAATAACAATGTGCTTTTCCATCAACTTGATGTTACTGACCCTAATAGTATAGCATCTCTTGAAAATTTCATCAGAACCCACTTTGGAAAACTTGATATCTTG GTGAATAATGCAGGACTACTAACTGAGAAGGAGGAATTAACTGAAGCATGTATTAAAACAAATTACTATGGAGCTAAAGGATTAACCAAAGCACTTATTCCTCTTCTCCAATTTTCTAGCTCACCAAAAATTGTCAATGTTTCCTCATCCATGGGAAGGCTAGAG aACATTCCAAATGGATGGCCTAAAGAAGTACTAAGTGATGTTGAAAACCTTACAGAAGAAAAAATTGACCAAGTTTTGAATGAGTTTCTCAAGGATTTTAAAGAAGGTTCATTAGAATCCAAAGGTTGGCCTCTTAAT gtggtataa